The Myxococcus guangdongensis genome includes the window ATACACCTGCACCGGCGAGAGCCGCGTCATGACCGAGCCATCCCCCAGTTGTCCCCTGTCGTTGAACCCCCAGGCCCAGACCGTGCCATCCGCCTTGAGCGCGAGCGAATGGCGGGTGCCCGCCGACATGGCGACGATGTTGGCAAGGCCTGGAATCATGGCGGGTGTGTTCCGGTGGGTCGTCGTGCCATCGCCGAGCTGGCCGTGCGTGTTGAC containing:
- a CDS encoding RCC1 domain-containing protein, translating into VNTHGQLGDGTTTHRNTPAMIPGLANIVAMSAGTRHSLALKADGTVWAWGFNDRGQLGDGSVMTRLSPVQVYGFERGVAVKAGFDHSLAMRADGVVWTWGNNVTGQAGNGTQGNHHLTAILSSLR